In one Shinella zoogloeoides genomic region, the following are encoded:
- the mltA gene encoding murein transglycosylase A, giving the protein MDYRLVPARFSALAGWEEDDPTPLMAAMCRCRDHIRTVKPYKTGSLGITAGELLTLLDAAEEEKPEGAAAVRAFFETHCVPFRIEKADGSPGFVTAFYEPEVAVKAEPDADYRFAFYRRPKGLVDIDDANRPAGFPEGYAFGLQKDGAVVEHPDRGEIERGYLAGRGLEIAYARSKVDVFFAHIQGAARLVYPDGSMKRITYAAKSGHPFSPIGKLLIDRGAIDAATVSMASIRDWLARHEDQVDEVLWHNRSFIFFKEATVDDPSLGPIAAAKVPLVAGRSLAVDRTIHTFGLPFFIASGSLTHMDGGKPFRRLMLALDTGTAIVGPARGDIFTGSGDAAGALAGHVRNVATFHILVPRAAAERYLHAEG; this is encoded by the coding sequence ATGGATTACCGCCTGGTTCCGGCCCGGTTTTCGGCCCTTGCCGGCTGGGAGGAGGATGATCCGACACCCCTGATGGCGGCGATGTGCCGCTGTCGCGATCACATCCGCACCGTCAAACCCTACAAGACAGGCTCGCTCGGCATCACCGCCGGCGAGCTTTTGACGCTTCTGGATGCGGCGGAAGAGGAAAAACCCGAAGGCGCGGCCGCGGTGCGCGCTTTCTTCGAGACGCATTGCGTGCCCTTCCGCATCGAGAAGGCGGATGGCTCCCCCGGTTTCGTCACGGCATTCTACGAGCCGGAAGTGGCCGTGAAGGCCGAGCCGGATGCGGACTATCGCTTTGCCTTCTACCGCCGGCCGAAGGGTCTGGTCGACATCGACGACGCCAACCGCCCCGCCGGTTTTCCAGAGGGCTACGCCTTCGGGCTGCAGAAGGACGGCGCGGTCGTCGAGCATCCCGACCGCGGCGAGATCGAACGGGGCTATCTCGCCGGCCGCGGGCTGGAGATCGCCTATGCGCGCTCGAAGGTCGACGTGTTCTTCGCCCATATCCAGGGCGCGGCCCGGCTGGTCTATCCCGACGGATCGATGAAGCGCATTACCTATGCCGCAAAATCCGGGCATCCCTTCTCGCCGATCGGCAAGCTGCTGATCGACCGCGGTGCGATCGATGCCGCAACCGTCTCCATGGCCTCGATCCGCGACTGGCTGGCCCGGCATGAAGACCAGGTGGACGAAGTGCTCTGGCACAACCGCTCCTTCATCTTCTTCAAGGAAGCGACGGTCGATGATCCCTCGCTCGGCCCGATCGCCGCCGCCAAGGTGCCGCTGGTCGCCGGTCGCTCGCTGGCGGTCGACCGGACGATCCACACCTTCGGCCTGCCCTTCTTTATTGCGAGCGGCAGCCTCACCCACATGGACGGCGGAAAACCCTTCCGTCGGCTGATGCTGGCGCTCGATACCGGCACGGCCATCGTCGGCCCCGCGCGCGGCGATATCTTCACCGGATCCGGCGATGCGGCGGGGGCGCTGGCGGGCCATGTGCGCAATGTCGCCACCTTCCACATCCTCGTCCCCCGCGCGGCGGCGGAGCGCTACCTCCATGCCGAAGGATAA
- a CDS encoding Smr/MutS family protein: MPKDKTLSSEDRILWGKVARSTRALPGRLDALTEFEAVFAEEIAQPKPPEAAPKKAKPGKPVEDIALTLGRGRETRHYPLERPVKRKIAKGRLALEARIDLHGMIQSEAHGFLLGFLIKAHERGLRHVLVITGKGTSLGSDGALKRAVPLWFSLPEFRPLISSYEPAARNHGGEGALYVRLARQPGDRS, encoded by the coding sequence ATGCCGAAGGATAAGACGCTCTCCAGCGAGGACCGCATCCTCTGGGGCAAGGTGGCGCGCAGCACGCGGGCGCTGCCCGGCAGGCTCGACGCCCTGACCGAGTTCGAGGCCGTTTTCGCCGAAGAGATCGCGCAGCCGAAACCGCCCGAGGCGGCGCCGAAGAAGGCGAAGCCCGGCAAGCCCGTTGAAGACATCGCGCTTACCCTCGGCCGCGGCAGGGAGACCCGCCATTACCCGCTGGAGCGTCCCGTCAAGCGCAAGATCGCCAAGGGGCGCCTGGCGCTCGAGGCGCGCATCGACCTGCATGGCATGATCCAGAGCGAGGCGCACGGCTTCCTGCTCGGCTTTCTCATCAAGGCGCATGAACGGGGGCTGCGCCATGTGCTCGTCATCACCGGCAAGGGCACCTCGCTCGGCAGCGATGGCGCGCTGAAGCGGGCGGTGCCGCTTTGGTTCTCGCTGCCGGAGTTCCGGCCGCTGATCTCCTCCTACGAGCCGGCGGCGCGCAATCATGGCGGGGAGGGCGCGCTTTACGTCCGCCTCGCCCGCCAGCCGGGAGACCGGTCGTGA
- a CDS encoding helix-turn-helix domain-containing protein, with the protein MTTPFGKAVRHLRDRKGVSQKEMAAALGVSPAYLSALEHGKRGMPSFDFLQRVAGYFNVIWDEAEELFRIAEISDPRIVVDTAGLPPEYTAFANRLSAEIRNLPPETVRRLAGILEKACNSRVKPG; encoded by the coding sequence GTGACGACACCCTTCGGCAAGGCCGTCCGGCACCTGCGCGACCGCAAGGGTGTCTCGCAGAAGGAGATGGCCGCGGCGCTCGGCGTCAGCCCCGCCTACCTCTCGGCGCTGGAGCATGGAAAGCGCGGCATGCCGAGCTTCGATTTCCTCCAGCGCGTCGCCGGCTACTTCAACGTCATCTGGGACGAGGCCGAGGAACTCTTCCGCATCGCGGAGATTTCCGACCCGCGCATCGTGGTGGATACCGCCGGCCTGCCGCCGGAATATACGGCCTTTGCCAACCGCCTCTCGGCCGAAATTCGCAACCTGCCGCCCGAGACGGTGCGCCGGCTTGCCGGCATCCTCGAAAAAGCATGCAATTCCCGGGTAAAACCCGGTTGA
- the gyrB gene encoding DNA topoisomerase (ATP-hydrolyzing) subunit B produces MTETPETENGPAEYGADSIKVLKGLDAVRKRPGMYIGDTDDGSGLHHMVYEVVDNAIDEALAGHADIVTVTLNADGSVTVTDNGRGIPTDIHKEEGVSAAEVIMTQLHAGGKFDQNSYKVSGGLHGVGVSVVNALSVSLKLKIRRVGKIHEMSFTHGVADGPLTVTGDCGEETGTEVTFLPSPETFSNIEFVYSTLEHRLRELAFLNSGVRILLTDRRHSDVKQDELMYEGGLEAFVTYLDRAKKPLVDKPIAIRGEKDGITVEVAMWWNDSYHENVLCFTNNIPQRDGGTHMAGFRGALTRQVVSYAESSGIMKKEKVTLTGDDCREGLTAVLSVKVPDPKFSSQTKDKLVSSEVRPVVESLVNEALNTWMEEHPADAKTLIGKVVEAAAAREAARKARELTRRKGALDISSLPGKLADCSERDPAKSEVFLVEGDSAGGSAKQGRSRENQAILPLRGKILNVERARFDKMLSSQEIGTLITALGTSIGKDEFNADKLRYHKIIIMTDADVDGAHIRTLLLTFFFRQMPELIERGHLYIAQPPLYKVARGKSSQYLKNEKALEDYLIGSGLDDAALELGSGEVRVGQDILELIQDALRLRTLLDGLHSRYNRSIIEQAAITGALNLELSHDREAFAAKAEEVARRLDLIAEETERGWEGSVATDGGLRFERMVRGVKEFAHVDMALIGSSDARHIDQLSARFKETYSVPPVLRRKDGQIEITGPRALLDAVFAAGRKGLSMQRYKGLGEMNAEQLWETTLDPNVRSLLQVKVTDATDADGLFARLMGDEVEPRRDFIQENALSVANLDI; encoded by the coding sequence ATGACTGAGACACCCGAGACCGAAAACGGCCCGGCCGAGTATGGCGCAGATTCGATCAAGGTCCTCAAAGGGCTTGATGCGGTGCGCAAGCGCCCGGGCATGTATATCGGCGATACCGATGACGGTTCGGGCCTGCACCACATGGTCTACGAGGTCGTCGACAACGCGATCGACGAGGCGCTGGCCGGCCATGCCGACATCGTGACGGTGACGCTCAACGCCGACGGCTCCGTGACGGTGACCGACAACGGCCGCGGCATCCCGACCGACATCCACAAGGAAGAGGGCGTCTCGGCGGCCGAGGTCATCATGACCCAGCTCCACGCCGGCGGCAAATTCGACCAGAATTCTTACAAGGTCTCGGGCGGCCTGCACGGCGTGGGCGTTTCGGTGGTGAACGCGCTTTCCGTCTCGCTCAAGCTGAAGATCCGCCGCGTCGGCAAGATCCACGAGATGAGCTTCACCCATGGCGTCGCCGATGGCCCGCTGACTGTGACGGGCGACTGCGGCGAGGAGACCGGCACGGAAGTGACCTTCCTGCCCTCGCCGGAAACCTTCTCCAACATCGAATTCGTCTATTCGACGCTGGAGCACCGCCTTCGCGAGCTGGCCTTCCTCAATTCGGGCGTGCGCATCCTCCTCACCGACCGCCGCCATTCGGACGTCAAGCAGGACGAGCTGATGTATGAGGGCGGCCTCGAGGCCTTCGTCACCTATCTCGACCGCGCCAAGAAGCCGCTGGTCGACAAGCCGATCGCCATCCGCGGCGAGAAGGACGGCATCACGGTCGAAGTCGCCATGTGGTGGAACGACAGCTACCACGAGAACGTGCTGTGCTTCACCAACAACATCCCACAGCGCGACGGCGGCACGCATATGGCCGGCTTCCGCGGCGCGCTGACCCGCCAGGTCGTCTCCTATGCCGAAAGCTCCGGCATCATGAAGAAGGAGAAGGTCACGCTGACGGGCGACGACTGCCGCGAAGGCCTGACCGCCGTTCTCTCGGTCAAGGTTCCCGACCCGAAATTCTCCTCGCAGACCAAGGACAAGCTGGTCTCCTCGGAAGTGCGTCCGGTGGTCGAAAGCCTCGTCAACGAAGCGCTCAACACCTGGATGGAAGAGCACCCGGCCGATGCGAAGACCCTCATCGGCAAGGTCGTGGAGGCCGCAGCGGCCCGCGAGGCGGCGCGCAAGGCGCGCGAACTGACACGGCGCAAGGGCGCGCTCGACATTTCCTCGCTGCCCGGCAAGCTGGCCGATTGCTCCGAGCGTGACCCGGCTAAATCGGAGGTCTTCCTCGTCGAGGGTGATTCGGCCGGCGGTTCGGCCAAGCAGGGCCGTTCGCGCGAGAACCAGGCAATCCTTCCCTTGCGCGGAAAGATCCTCAACGTCGAGCGCGCGCGCTTCGACAAGATGCTGTCCAGCCAGGAGATCGGCACGCTGATCACCGCGCTCGGCACCTCGATCGGCAAGGACGAGTTCAACGCCGACAAGTTGCGCTACCACAAGATCATCATCATGACGGACGCCGACGTCGACGGCGCGCATATCCGTACCCTGCTGCTCACCTTCTTCTTCCGGCAGATGCCGGAGCTGATCGAGCGTGGCCATCTCTACATCGCCCAGCCGCCGCTCTATAAGGTGGCGCGCGGCAAATCGAGCCAGTACCTGAAGAACGAGAAGGCGCTGGAAGACTACCTGATCGGCTCCGGCCTGGACGATGCGGCGCTGGAGCTGGGCTCGGGCGAGGTTCGCGTCGGCCAGGACATTCTCGAGCTGATCCAGGATGCGCTGCGCCTGCGCACGCTGCTCGACGGCCTGCATTCGCGCTACAACCGCTCGATCATCGAGCAGGCGGCGATCACGGGCGCGCTGAACCTCGAACTCAGCCACGACCGCGAGGCCTTCGCCGCCAAGGCCGAGGAGGTCGCGCGCCGCCTCGATCTCATCGCCGAGGAGACGGAGCGCGGCTGGGAAGGCTCGGTCGCGACGGATGGCGGCCTGCGCTTCGAGCGCATGGTGCGCGGCGTCAAGGAATTCGCCCATGTCGACATGGCGCTGATCGGCTCGTCCGACGCGCGCCATATCGATCAGCTCTCGGCCCGCTTCAAGGAAACCTATTCGGTGCCGCCGGTGCTGCGCCGAAAGGACGGCCAGATCGAAATCACCGGTCCGCGCGCGCTGCTCGATGCCGTGTTCGCGGCCGGCCGCAAGGGCCTGTCCATGCAGCGCTACAAGGGCCTTGGCGAAATGAACGCCGAGCAGCTCTGGGAAACGACGCTCGATCCGAACGTCCGCTCGCTGCTGCAGGTGAAGGTGACGGACGCGACGGACGCCGACGGCCTTTTCGCCCGCCTGATGGGCGACGAGGTGGAGCCGCGCCGCGACTTCATCCAGGAAAACGCGCTCAGCGTCGCCAATCTCGACATCTGA
- a CDS encoding nitroreductase family protein, translating into MTHPTGRSADHAIDPIFLDRWSPRAFTGEAMPQDTLLSLFEAARWAPSAGNGQPWRFIYGHRGTVAFDTIYNTLDEGNRRWADKASVLAVIVSQTHRKNADGEMRPIYTHAFDTGAAWAYLALQATRAGYHAHGMGGIDRAKAMEVLGIPDGFRVEAGLAIGKIAPKETLPEDLMKREVPSTRKPVDEFISEGRFVS; encoded by the coding sequence ATGACCCACCCCACCGGCCGCTCGGCGGACCACGCCATCGACCCCATTTTCCTCGACCGCTGGTCGCCCCGCGCCTTCACCGGCGAGGCGATGCCGCAGGACACGCTGCTGTCGCTGTTCGAAGCGGCGCGCTGGGCGCCCTCGGCCGGCAACGGCCAGCCCTGGCGCTTCATCTACGGCCATCGCGGCACTGTGGCCTTCGACACGATCTACAACACGCTGGACGAGGGCAACCGCCGCTGGGCCGACAAGGCTTCCGTACTTGCCGTCATCGTCTCGCAGACCCACCGCAAAAACGCCGACGGCGAGATGCGGCCCATCTATACCCACGCCTTCGATACCGGCGCGGCCTGGGCCTATCTTGCCCTGCAGGCGACGCGTGCCGGCTACCACGCCCACGGCATGGGCGGCATCGATCGCGCGAAGGCGATGGAAGTCCTCGGCATTCCCGACGGGTTTCGCGTCGAGGCCGGTCTTGCCATCGGCAAGATCGCGCCGAAGGAGACGCTGCCGGAAGACCTCATGAAGCGCGAGGTGCCGAGCACGCGCAAGCCGGTGGACGAGTTCATCTCGGAGGGGCGGTTCGTCTCCTGA
- the gabD gene encoding NADP-dependent succinate-semialdehyde dehydrogenase, with translation MSLKDPSLLRQAALVGTRWIEADASGIAVKNPATGELVGHVPKLGAKETREAIDAAAEAQKGWAARTAKERSAVLRKWFELMIENKDDLGRILTMEQGKPLAEATGEIVYGASFVEWFAEEARRLYGDIVPGHQKDKRILVMKQPIGVVAAITPWNFPNAMITRKAGPAFAAGCAMVLKPASQTPFSAIAIAILAERAGLPAGLFSVITGSAREIGAEMTANPTVRKLTFTGSTEIGAELYKQCAPTIKKLGLELGGNAPFIVFDDADLDAAVEGALIAKFRNNGQTCVCANRLYVQEGVYDAFSEKLAAAVGKLKTGNGFDEGVILGPLIDTAALEKVEEHVSDALKKGGRVVQGGKRHALGGTFYEATVIADVTPDMAVAREETFGPVAPLFRFKDEDDVIAQANDTEFGLASYFYAKELSRVFRVAEALEYGMVGVNTGLISTAEAPFGGVKLSGLGREGSRYGIEEFTEIKYVCLGGIA, from the coding sequence ATGAGCCTCAAAGACCCGAGCCTGCTCCGCCAGGCAGCCCTTGTCGGCACGCGCTGGATCGAAGCTGACGCCAGCGGCATTGCCGTGAAGAACCCGGCGACGGGCGAGCTCGTCGGCCATGTCCCGAAGCTCGGCGCCAAGGAAACCAGGGAAGCGATCGATGCGGCCGCCGAGGCCCAGAAGGGCTGGGCCGCCCGCACCGCCAAGGAACGCTCGGCCGTGCTGCGCAAGTGGTTCGAGCTGATGATCGAGAACAAGGACGATCTCGGCCGCATCCTGACCATGGAACAGGGCAAGCCGCTGGCCGAAGCCACCGGCGAGATCGTCTACGGCGCCAGCTTTGTCGAATGGTTCGCCGAAGAAGCCCGCCGCCTCTACGGCGACATCGTGCCCGGCCACCAGAAGGACAAGCGCATCCTCGTGATGAAGCAGCCGATCGGCGTCGTCGCGGCCATCACGCCCTGGAACTTCCCCAACGCCATGATCACCCGCAAGGCCGGCCCCGCCTTCGCCGCCGGTTGCGCCATGGTGCTGAAGCCCGCCTCGCAGACGCCCTTCTCGGCGATCGCCATAGCCATCCTCGCCGAGCGAGCCGGCCTGCCCGCCGGCCTCTTCTCGGTCATCACCGGCTCGGCCCGCGAGATCGGCGCGGAAATGACCGCCAACCCGACCGTGCGCAAGCTCACCTTCACCGGCTCGACGGAAATCGGCGCCGAGCTCTACAAGCAGTGCGCGCCGACCATCAAGAAGCTCGGTCTGGAGCTGGGCGGCAATGCGCCCTTCATCGTCTTCGACGATGCAGATCTCGACGCCGCCGTCGAAGGCGCGCTGATCGCGAAGTTCCGCAACAACGGCCAGACCTGCGTGTGCGCCAACCGGCTCTACGTGCAGGAAGGCGTCTATGACGCCTTCTCGGAAAAGCTCGCCGCCGCCGTCGGCAAGCTGAAGACCGGCAACGGGTTCGACGAAGGCGTCATCCTCGGCCCGCTGATCGACACGGCGGCGCTGGAAAAGGTGGAGGAGCACGTTTCCGACGCGCTGAAAAAAGGTGGCCGCGTCGTACAGGGCGGAAAGCGCCATGCGCTCGGCGGCACCTTCTACGAGGCGACCGTTATTGCCGACGTCACGCCCGACATGGCCGTCGCCCGGGAAGAGACGTTCGGCCCCGTCGCCCCGCTCTTCCGCTTCAAGGACGAGGACGACGTCATCGCCCAGGCCAACGACACGGAGTTCGGTCTTGCCTCCTATTTCTACGCCAAGGAGCTGTCGCGGGTCTTCCGCGTCGCCGAGGCGCTGGAATACGGCATGGTCGGCGTCAATACGGGTCTCATCTCGACGGCTGAAGCACCCTTCGGCGGCGTAAAACTCTCCGGCCTCGGCCGCGAGGGCTCGCGCTACGGCATCGAGGAATTCACCGAGATCAAATATGTCTGCCTCGGCGGCATCGCCTGA
- a CDS encoding HpcH/HpaI aldolase family protein yields MAAPKNTFKAALREGRFQLGLWAALGSAYATEILSTSGYDWLLIDGEHGPNDMPLISAQIGALRHSQTHAMVRPPMGEAWILKQLLDQGAQTFLIPMVQSAAEAQALVRALRYPPHGIRGVGAGLGRASDFNRTPDYITTANDEICLIVQVENRAGLAAVDEIAAVEGVDGIFIGPSDLAADMGHLGNPGAPEVLEAVTHIFERTRAHGKARGIMTVSLPQAEVYRDLGADFMAIGTDVNCLVSAVDNLRRRFLGEEMAKSGGGY; encoded by the coding sequence GTGGCAGCACCGAAAAACACCTTCAAGGCCGCACTTCGCGAGGGCCGTTTCCAGCTCGGCCTGTGGGCGGCGCTCGGTAGTGCCTATGCGACGGAAATCCTCTCCACCAGCGGCTATGACTGGCTGCTGATCGACGGCGAGCACGGCCCGAACGATATGCCGCTGATCAGCGCGCAGATCGGGGCGCTGCGCCATTCGCAAACCCATGCCATGGTGCGCCCGCCGATGGGCGAGGCCTGGATTCTCAAGCAGCTGCTCGACCAGGGCGCCCAGACCTTCCTGATCCCGATGGTCCAATCGGCGGCAGAGGCGCAGGCGCTGGTGCGCGCCCTGCGCTATCCGCCGCACGGCATCCGCGGCGTGGGTGCCGGCCTCGGCCGGGCGAGCGATTTCAACCGCACGCCTGATTACATCACGACCGCCAATGACGAAATCTGCCTGATCGTGCAGGTGGAGAACCGGGCGGGCCTTGCGGCGGTCGACGAGATCGCCGCCGTCGAGGGCGTCGACGGTATCTTCATCGGCCCGTCGGACCTCGCCGCCGACATGGGCCATCTCGGCAATCCCGGCGCGCCGGAGGTTCTGGAAGCCGTCACCCACATCTTCGAGCGCACAAGGGCGCACGGCAAGGCTCGCGGCATCATGACCGTCTCGCTGCCGCAGGCCGAGGTCTACCGCGATCTCGGCGCGGACTTCATGGCGATCGGCACCGACGTCAACTGCCTCGTATCGGCGGTGGACAATCTGCGCCGCCGCTTCCTTGGCGAAGAGATGGCGAAAAGCGGTGGCGGTTACTGA
- a CDS encoding mannitol dehydrogenase family protein, with translation MATPILQFGTSRFLQAHADLFVSEALERGEALGRITIIQTTGSPERAGRLAAFAVPGGYPVIIRGRQDGRDIEREQKITSVARALSTATDWDAVKRVFSEEAEVVLSNTGDTGYKVETGDCAGPVPASFPGKLLALLHDRFQANRRGLTVLPCELVSRNGEVLKKLILDLQADRYPESDFRDWLSRDVVWANTLVDRIVSEPIEPAGAVAEPYALWAIEQQPGLTMPCRHPAILLVDDLTPYEKLKLHILNLGHTVLADIWMKENRPASETVKAMLRDGDVRQRLLSIYRDEVVPGFAAKGLAKEAEAYVAATLERFDNPFLEHRLRDIANHHAEKLVRRIVDFHAWTPDVPMPVLLDIASGQ, from the coding sequence ATGGCGACGCCCATCCTGCAATTCGGAACCAGCCGCTTCCTGCAGGCCCATGCGGACCTTTTCGTCAGCGAGGCGCTGGAACGGGGCGAGGCGCTCGGCCGCATCACCATCATCCAGACCACCGGGTCGCCGGAACGCGCCGGCCGGCTGGCCGCCTTCGCGGTCCCCGGCGGCTATCCGGTGATCATCCGCGGTCGCCAGGATGGCCGGGATATCGAGCGGGAGCAAAAGATCACCAGTGTCGCGCGCGCACTTTCCACGGCAACCGACTGGGACGCGGTGAAACGGGTTTTCAGCGAGGAGGCCGAAGTCGTCCTGTCGAATACGGGCGATACCGGCTACAAGGTGGAAACGGGTGATTGCGCCGGTCCGGTGCCGGCGTCCTTTCCCGGCAAGCTGCTTGCGCTTCTCCACGATCGATTTCAGGCGAACCGCCGCGGGCTGACCGTGCTGCCCTGCGAACTCGTTTCGCGGAACGGCGAGGTCTTGAAGAAACTGATCCTCGACCTTCAGGCCGATCGTTACCCGGAGTCTGACTTCAGGGATTGGCTGTCAAGGGATGTGGTCTGGGCAAACACATTGGTGGACCGGATCGTTTCCGAACCCATCGAACCGGCCGGCGCAGTGGCGGAACCCTATGCGCTCTGGGCGATCGAACAGCAGCCGGGCCTGACGATGCCGTGCAGGCACCCGGCCATTCTCCTTGTCGATGACCTGACGCCCTATGAGAAGCTCAAGCTGCATATCCTCAATCTCGGCCATACGGTGCTGGCGGATATCTGGATGAAGGAGAACCGGCCGGCGAGCGAGACGGTGAAGGCGATGTTGCGTGACGGCGACGTCCGGCAGCGGCTGCTTTCGATCTATCGCGACGAGGTCGTTCCCGGTTTTGCGGCTAAAGGTTTGGCGAAAGAGGCTGAAGCCTATGTCGCCGCAACGCTTGAGCGCTTCGACAATCCTTTCCTCGAGCATCGCCTGCGCGACATCGCCAACCATCACGCCGAAAAGCTGGTTCGCCGCATCGTGGACTTCCACGCATGGACGCCGGACGTGCCGATGCCGGTGCTTCTGGATATCGCCAGCGGTCAGTAA
- a CDS encoding GntR family transcriptional regulator gives MAKQNTVFKDAFNRCVKLLEQTASLPSEPELGATLGVSRTTVRAILTRLEDVGLIAWEKRRKIVLRQPVAADYFPTEETDSLSEIIERSFMRRILDGGAQPGMQINELELAREIGIGTTSVREFLIRFSRFGLIEKRPNSHWVLKGFTREFALELTEVREMFELRSAAAFAHLPEDHPAWRELDAIEAVHHAILADIDNRYLDFSELDERFHLLVHRASKNRFIVDFYDVIAIVFHYHYQWNKTNARARNARALEEHLAYIAALRSRDRDEIEHACRQHLKSARETLLQSIN, from the coding sequence ATGGCCAAGCAAAACACCGTCTTCAAGGACGCCTTCAATCGCTGCGTCAAGCTGCTGGAGCAGACGGCGAGCCTGCCGTCCGAGCCGGAACTCGGCGCGACGCTCGGCGTCAGCCGCACCACCGTGCGGGCGATCCTGACCCGGCTCGAGGACGTCGGGCTGATCGCCTGGGAGAAGCGGCGCAAGATCGTGCTGCGCCAGCCCGTCGCCGCCGACTACTTTCCGACGGAGGAGACGGATTCGCTCTCCGAGATCATCGAACGCAGCTTCATGCGCCGGATTCTCGACGGCGGCGCCCAGCCGGGCATGCAGATCAACGAGCTGGAGCTCGCCCGCGAGATCGGCATCGGCACGACGAGCGTGCGCGAATTCCTGATCCGCTTCAGCCGCTTCGGGCTCATCGAGAAGCGGCCGAACAGCCATTGGGTGCTGAAGGGTTTCACGCGCGAGTTCGCGCTGGAACTGACGGAGGTGCGCGAAATGTTCGAGCTGCGCTCGGCCGCCGCCTTCGCGCATCTGCCGGAGGATCATCCGGCCTGGCGGGAACTCGACGCGATCGAGGCGGTGCACCACGCCATTCTTGCCGATATCGACAATCGTTACCTGGATTTCTCCGAACTGGACGAACGCTTTCACCTGCTGGTGCACCGCGCCTCGAAGAACCGCTTCATCGTGGATTTCTACGACGTCATCGCCATCGTCTTCCACTATCACTACCAGTGGAACAAGACGAATGCGCGCGCACGCAACGCGCGGGCGCTGGAAGAGCATCTCGCCTATATCGCGGCGCTGCGTTCCCGTGACCGGGACGAAATCGAACATGCCTGCCGGCAGCACCTGAAATCCGCCCGCGAAACCCTGCTGCAATCCATCAACTGA
- a CDS encoding aldo/keto reductase, which translates to MKTRTIGRTDLAVTEYSFGTAPLGGLYRACPRDVAMATLQAAWDEGLRYFDTAPWYGFGRAERTVGDFLGDRPKGSYVLSTKVGRVMMPVPDDKVPDYGFVDPLPFDARYDYSYDGIMRCVEQSYARLGLNRIDILYVHDIGVYTHGAERNAVYLRQLFESGLKALAELKSSGTIKAYGLGVNEVPVCLDVMREADIDCILLAGRYTLLDRSAVKELLPLCETKGTSLVVGGVFNSGILATGPVEGSHFDYMPATPEVAGKVGAMMEIAERNGVPLAAPALHFPLQHPAVASVLLGTARPESLRRNMALARMALPNDIYPAFEPYTLVAPALGLDAVRQ; encoded by the coding sequence ATGAAGACGCGGACGATCGGCAGGACGGACCTCGCCGTGACCGAGTACAGTTTCGGCACGGCCCCGCTCGGCGGCCTCTACCGGGCCTGCCCGCGCGATGTCGCCATGGCGACGCTTCAGGCCGCCTGGGACGAGGGCCTGCGCTACTTCGACACCGCGCCCTGGTACGGTTTCGGCCGGGCGGAGCGCACGGTCGGCGATTTCCTGGGTGACAGGCCGAAGGGCAGCTATGTGCTGTCCACGAAGGTCGGGCGGGTGATGATGCCGGTGCCCGACGACAAGGTTCCCGATTACGGCTTCGTCGATCCGCTGCCCTTCGATGCCCGCTACGACTACAGCTATGACGGCATCATGCGCTGCGTCGAGCAGAGCTATGCCCGGCTCGGGCTGAACCGGATCGACATCCTCTATGTGCACGATATCGGCGTCTACACCCATGGTGCGGAGCGCAATGCCGTCTACCTCCGCCAATTGTTCGAATCCGGCTTGAAGGCGCTTGCCGAACTCAAGTCGTCAGGCACGATCAAGGCTTACGGGCTCGGCGTGAACGAGGTGCCGGTCTGCCTTGACGTGATGCGCGAGGCCGACATCGACTGCATCCTGCTTGCCGGCCGCTACACGCTGCTGGATCGCTCCGCCGTGAAGGAACTGCTGCCGCTTTGCGAGACGAAGGGCACGTCGCTGGTCGTCGGCGGCGTCTTCAATTCGGGCATCCTTGCGACCGGGCCGGTCGAGGGCTCGCATTTCGACTACATGCCTGCAACGCCGGAGGTCGCCGGCAAGGTCGGTGCGATGATGGAGATAGCGGAAAGGAACGGCGTGCCGCTGGCGGCGCCCGCTCTGCACTTCCCGCTGCAGCATCCCGCCGTCGCCTCGGTGCTGCTGGGAACGGCGCGGCCGGAGAGCCTGCGCCGCAACATGGCGCTCGCCCGGATGGCGCTGCCGAACGATATTTATCCGGCTTTTGAGCCCTATACGCTGGTGGCGCCAGCGCTCGGGCTTGACGCCGTCAGGCAATAG